One window of the Spea bombifrons isolate aSpeBom1 chromosome 8, aSpeBom1.2.pri, whole genome shotgun sequence genome contains the following:
- the XIAP gene encoding E3 ubiquitin-protein ligase XIAP isoform X2, producing MSCNCPKMSDANHDADEDKEFAEENKRIASFSSFPSSCPISATALARAGFYYTGNADQVKCFSCQAIVEGWQHGDTAIGKHRKISPNCRFISGFNLRNDCIQTQIPSIRNSDLRLDESCSQNAAQTFNHVSNSENHTEFLLRTGRVIDESKAKYPRYLDMCDEEARLKTFQNWPSYAPVAPKELAGAGLFYTGINDQVKCFCCGGKLMNWEPSDKAWTEHRKHFPDCYFVLGRDVGNVASESSRSNSRRRGSEAPDNPNMNQYKARIDSFSRWFYGTNKEALAKAGFYSIGDGDTTKCFYCGGILKNWKLKEEPWEEHAKWYPGCKFLIEEKGQHFINHIQLTRPLQNKVACSSSGASTTLPEEKESSIEEKLRQLEEEKICKLCMDRSISIVFIPCGHLVACIECAEAVDKCPICCTIIQRRQRIFMS from the exons ATGTCATGCAACTGTCCGAAGATGTCAGATGCCAATCACGATGCAGATGAGGACAAAGAGTTTGCCGAAGAGAACAAAAGAATCGCATCCTTTTCCAGTTTCCCAAGCAGCTGTCCAATCTCAGCCACAGCGCTGGCAAGGGCCGGCTTTTATTACACTGGAAATGCTGACCAAGTAAAGTGCTTTAGCTGTCAAGCAATAGTCGAAGGTTGGCAGCACGGAGACACCGCTATAGGCAAGCACCGGAAAATATCCCCAAACTGCAGATTTATAAGTGGCTTCAATTTACGGAATGATTGCATTCAAACTCAAATACCTAGCATTCGTAATTCAGATCTACGTTTAGATGAAAGCTGTTCGCAAAACGCAGCTCAGACTTTTAACCATGTATCAAACTCTGAGAATCACACAGAGTTCTTGTTGAGAACTGGAAGGGTTATTGATGAGTCAAAGGCAAAATACCCTAGGTACCTTGACATGTGTGACGAAGAAGCCAGACTCAAGACGTTTCAGAACTGGCCAAGTTATGCTCCCGTAGCACCAAAAGAGCTGGCTGGTGCGGGCCTTTTCTACACGGGTATCAACGATCaagtgaaatgtttttgttgtggTGGAAAGTTGATGAACTGGGAACCAAGTGACAAAGCCTGGACAGAACACAGAAAACATTTCCCCGATTGCTACTTTGTCTTGGGCCGAGATGTTGGGAATGTGGCCTCGGAGTCGAGTAGATCAAACAGTAGAAGACGAGGTTCTGAAGCTCCCGATAATCCAAACATGAACCAATATAAAGCACGGATTGATAGCTTTTCTCGGTGGTTTTATGGCACCAATAAGGAGGCGCTTGCTAAAGCTGGATTTTATAGCATTG GGGATGGTGATACTACAAAGTGCTTTTATTGTGGTGGGATACTAAAAAATTGGAAGTTAAAAGAAGAGCCGTGGGAAGAACATGCAAAGTGGTATCCAGG ATGTAAATTTCTGATTGAAGAAAAAGGACAGCATTTTATAAACCACATTCAGTTAACACGACCTCTTCAAAACAAGGTG GCATGTTCATCATCAGGAGCATCAACCACTTTACCTgaag AAAAAGAGAGCAGTATTGAAGAGAAACTTAGACAACTGGAAGAGGAAAAGATCTGTAAACTGTGTATGGACAGGAGCATATCCATAGTGTTTATTCCATGCGGTCATTTAGTGGCGTGCATTGAATGTGCAGAAGCAGTTGACAAATGTCCCATTTGCTGCACTATCATACAAAGAAGGCagaggatatttatgtcttaa
- the XIAP gene encoding E3 ubiquitin-protein ligase XIAP isoform X1, translating to MSCNCPKMSDANHDADEDKEFAEENKRIASFSSFPSSCPISATALARAGFYYTGNADQVKCFSCQAIVEGWQHGDTAIGKHRKISPNCRFISGFNLRNDCIQTQIPSIRNSDLRLDESCSQNAAQTFNHVSNSENHTEFLLRTGRVIDESKAKYPRYLDMCDEEARLKTFQNWPSYAPVAPKELAGAGLFYTGINDQVKCFCCGGKLMNWEPSDKAWTEHRKHFPDCYFVLGRDVGNVASESSRSNSRRRGSEAPDNPNMNQYKARIDSFSRWFYGTNKEALAKAGFYSIGDGDTTKCFYCGGILKNWKLKEEPWEEHAKWYPGCKFLIEEKGQHFINHIQLTRPLQNKVACSSSGASTTLPEDGKLLENPLVAAAQQMGFNFEEIKSTMKRKLMITGENYKSIEVLVSDLLNAQTEKVQEKPEEKEKESSIEEKLRQLEEEKICKLCMDRSISIVFIPCGHLVACIECAEAVDKCPICCTIIQRRQRIFMS from the exons ATGTCATGCAACTGTCCGAAGATGTCAGATGCCAATCACGATGCAGATGAGGACAAAGAGTTTGCCGAAGAGAACAAAAGAATCGCATCCTTTTCCAGTTTCCCAAGCAGCTGTCCAATCTCAGCCACAGCGCTGGCAAGGGCCGGCTTTTATTACACTGGAAATGCTGACCAAGTAAAGTGCTTTAGCTGTCAAGCAATAGTCGAAGGTTGGCAGCACGGAGACACCGCTATAGGCAAGCACCGGAAAATATCCCCAAACTGCAGATTTATAAGTGGCTTCAATTTACGGAATGATTGCATTCAAACTCAAATACCTAGCATTCGTAATTCAGATCTACGTTTAGATGAAAGCTGTTCGCAAAACGCAGCTCAGACTTTTAACCATGTATCAAACTCTGAGAATCACACAGAGTTCTTGTTGAGAACTGGAAGGGTTATTGATGAGTCAAAGGCAAAATACCCTAGGTACCTTGACATGTGTGACGAAGAAGCCAGACTCAAGACGTTTCAGAACTGGCCAAGTTATGCTCCCGTAGCACCAAAAGAGCTGGCTGGTGCGGGCCTTTTCTACACGGGTATCAACGATCaagtgaaatgtttttgttgtggTGGAAAGTTGATGAACTGGGAACCAAGTGACAAAGCCTGGACAGAACACAGAAAACATTTCCCCGATTGCTACTTTGTCTTGGGCCGAGATGTTGGGAATGTGGCCTCGGAGTCGAGTAGATCAAACAGTAGAAGACGAGGTTCTGAAGCTCCCGATAATCCAAACATGAACCAATATAAAGCACGGATTGATAGCTTTTCTCGGTGGTTTTATGGCACCAATAAGGAGGCGCTTGCTAAAGCTGGATTTTATAGCATTG GGGATGGTGATACTACAAAGTGCTTTTATTGTGGTGGGATACTAAAAAATTGGAAGTTAAAAGAAGAGCCGTGGGAAGAACATGCAAAGTGGTATCCAGG ATGTAAATTTCTGATTGAAGAAAAAGGACAGCATTTTATAAACCACATTCAGTTAACACGACCTCTTCAAAACAAGGTG GCATGTTCATCATCAGGAGCATCAACCACTTTACCTgaag ACGGCAAATTATTGGAGAATCCTTTAGTGGCTGCCGCTCAGCAAATGGGGTTTAATTTTGAGGAGATTAAAAGTACTATGAAAAGGAAACTGATGATTACAGGGGAAAATTACAAATCCATAGAAGTCTTGGTGTCAGACTTACTAAATGCACAGACCGAAAAGGTACAAGAAAAGCCAGAGGAGAAAG AAAAAGAGAGCAGTATTGAAGAGAAACTTAGACAACTGGAAGAGGAAAAGATCTGTAAACTGTGTATGGACAGGAGCATATCCATAGTGTTTATTCCATGCGGTCATTTAGTGGCGTGCATTGAATGTGCAGAAGCAGTTGACAAATGTCCCATTTGCTGCACTATCATACAAAGAAGGCagaggatatttatgtcttaa